One Panicum virgatum strain AP13 chromosome 9K, P.virgatum_v5, whole genome shotgun sequence genomic region harbors:
- the LOC120646858 gene encoding zinc finger protein 8-like produces the protein MGSGSEGGSGGAAASVREPHDFSNVASFSELPFLRSAPLRESPNSGIRIFGIDVPHSSPESKAKETTATTAAAAAATQSSSGGAAPTDSSRKFECHYCCRHFPTSQALGGHQNAHKRERQHAKRVQMQSAMAAAAAAAGGAHHHHLLGYPQHRFGVAGPTVATLYPSWHTMRAPGAGAGGAVAIGPQFYSGVGSIAQPINGNPLTAGLWRGPPAGHGNTSMPPAGERRPVALSVFREDEPRASTSLLASPSSSSSLLLSPQGQFVCEQPATTAAEGVSLDLHL, from the coding sequence ATGGGCAGCGGCAGCgaaggcggcagcggtggcgccGCGGCGAGCGTTCGGGAGCCTCACGACTTCAGCAACGTCGCGTCCTTCTCTGAGCTGCCGTTCCTGCGCTCCGCTCCTCTTCGTGAAAGCCCCAACTCCGGTATCCGCATCTTCGGCATTGACGTGCCGCATTCGTCACCGGAGAGCAAGGCTAAAGAAACCACagccaccacggccgccgccgccgccgccacgcaaaGCAGCAGTGGCGGCGCCGCTCCCACCGACAGCAGCCGCAAGTTCGAGTGCCACTACTGCTGCAGGCACTTCCCGACGTCGCAGGCGCTCGGCGGCCACCAGAATGCGCATAAACGCGAGCGGCAGCACGCCAAGCGGGTGCAGATGCAGTCGGCGATggccgccgcagcggcggcggctggcggcgcgcaccaccaccacctcctcgggTACCCGCAGCATCGCTTCGGCGTGGCAGGCCCTACGGTGGCGACATTGTACCCCTCCTGGCACACAATGAGGGCtccaggcgccggcgccggcggtgccgTCGCCATCGGCCCGCAGTTCTACAGCGGGGTCGGGTCGATCGCTCAGCCGATCAACGGGAACCCCCTGACGGCTGGGCTCTGGAGAGGACCGCCTGCTGGGCACGGGAACACGAGCATGCCGCCGGCTGGAGAGCGGCGGCCAGTTGCACTGTCCGTGTTCCGCGAAGATGAGCCAAGGGCTTCAACGTCTCTTTTGGCGTcaccctcctcttcttcctctttgcTGCTGTCTCCACAAGGTCAGTTTGTTTGTGAGCAGCCGGCAACCACCGCAGCCGAAGGCGTGAGCTTAGATTTGCATCTATAA